One Luoshenia tenuis DNA window includes the following coding sequences:
- a CDS encoding sn-glycerol-1-phosphate dehydrogenase, whose translation MDLTQLSIDALCGQDFACTCGRTHKVATRRILIERGAVAKSAQVLDELGQEGEALVVCDEHTYAVAGEQVISILRDAGRKVRVLKLRHQPLHADGAALGDVLLAMGDDTKVLVAVGSGTINDTTRMAAFRLNLPYIIVGTAPSMDGYASSVSPMIYDGYKITYEAVAPMAIIGDTDVLCAAPEQMIAAGFGDMLGKLTARLDWVLAREVIGEHYCPTVAAMMARAVDKCLAQAEGLSRREPEAIVGLMEGLILSGIAMQMLGYSRPASGAEHHIAHYFEMKAMREGSAGSLHGDKVGVAALLIMDIYAHLFSEGIPAQGPGMNQAKWESEIRRVYGDASEAILAENARMHPDKAEWEAQKARALALWPEYQKQTADFPALIEKGRSWLRAIGGPALPQDMGYTRAEMRDALLYSKEVRTRFTVMRLLERWGVLEHYVDEVLNDVY comes from the coding sequence ATGGATTTGACGCAATTGAGCATTGATGCGCTATGCGGGCAGGATTTTGCCTGTACTTGCGGGCGCACCCACAAGGTAGCCACCCGCCGGATACTGATCGAAAGGGGGGCCGTCGCCAAAAGCGCCCAGGTATTGGATGAGCTGGGCCAGGAGGGCGAGGCGCTGGTGGTCTGCGATGAGCATACCTACGCCGTAGCTGGGGAACAGGTTATATCCATCCTACGGGACGCCGGGCGCAAGGTGCGCGTATTAAAGCTGCGCCACCAGCCCCTGCACGCGGATGGCGCGGCCCTGGGGGACGTGTTGCTGGCGATGGGGGACGATACAAAGGTGCTGGTGGCCGTGGGCAGCGGCACCATTAACGATACCACTCGCATGGCGGCCTTCCGGCTGAACCTCCCCTACATCATTGTGGGCACCGCCCCCTCGATGGACGGATACGCCTCCTCGGTCTCTCCCATGATCTATGATGGGTATAAGATCACCTACGAGGCGGTAGCGCCCATGGCCATCATCGGGGATACGGACGTGCTGTGCGCCGCGCCCGAGCAGATGATCGCCGCGGGCTTTGGCGATATGCTGGGCAAGCTGACCGCGCGCCTTGACTGGGTACTGGCCCGCGAGGTGATCGGCGAGCACTACTGCCCCACTGTGGCGGCCATGATGGCCCGGGCGGTGGACAAGTGCCTTGCCCAGGCGGAGGGGCTTTCCCGCCGGGAGCCGGAAGCCATCGTGGGGCTGATGGAGGGGCTGATCCTCTCGGGCATCGCCATGCAAATGCTGGGCTACAGCCGCCCGGCCTCCGGCGCTGAGCACCACATCGCCCATTATTTTGAGATGAAGGCCATGCGCGAGGGCAGCGCAGGCTCTCTGCACGGGGACAAGGTGGGCGTGGCGGCGCTTTTGATCATGGATATCTATGCGCACCTGTTCTCCGAGGGTATCCCCGCCCAGGGGCCTGGGATGAACCAGGCAAAGTGGGAAAGCGAGATCCGCCGGGTCTACGGCGATGCATCCGAGGCCATCCTGGCGGAAAACGCCCGGATGCACCCCGACAAGGCGGAGTGGGAGGCCCAAAAGGCGCGGGCATTGGCCCTGTGGCCCGAGTACCAAAAGCAGACGGCGGATTTCCCCGCCCTGATCGAAAAAGGACGCAGCTGGCTGCGCGCCATCGGCGGGCCGGCCCTGCCCCAGGATATGGGCTACACCCGCGCGGAAATGCGGGACGCGCTGCTCTACTCCAAGGAGGTGCGCACCCGCTTTACGGTGATGCGGCTGCTGGAGCGCTGGGGCGTACTGGAACATTATGTGGACGAGGTGCTAAACGATGTATACTGA
- a CDS encoding MATE family efflux transporter, with translation MSKSALAQELPEETIEPNAQKQPKPKKQLPNGLDGRTMDKEILRLAWPSVAELVLTSLSGMVDMIMVGQLGPWALSAVGLNTQPRFLLLAIFVAMNTGATALIARSKGAGDRELANKTMRQAMMLTVGMSVVIAALGLAFAEPIIWFMGAQADTIGPGTDYFRVQCYGLLATTLSLAITAALRGAGNTRASMRYNLTANVLNVILNYCLIYGNFGCPRMEVAGASLATILGSAAASGMALFTLLRGKQYVRLRWGDSFMPDWGNIRRIVKIGLPAMFEQLVMRVGMITFTKQVSSLGTIGFATHNICQNILQLTLMNGQAFGIAATTLVGQSLGRREPDVGQAYALRTSRWGMIISAAIALSFFFFGEFLVGLYTDDPQILQTGANVMKIIAIIQPFQSSQLVLTGALRGAGDTKSTARIIFVTMVCIRPLMALIFMNLCGWGLYGAWSAVFCDQLLRQYLVRRHFKKGSWKLIKV, from the coding sequence TTGTCCAAATCTGCATTGGCACAGGAATTGCCGGAAGAGACCATCGAACCAAACGCGCAAAAACAGCCTAAACCCAAAAAACAGCTGCCCAATGGATTGGATGGGCGCACCATGGATAAGGAGATCCTGCGTCTGGCCTGGCCCTCGGTAGCCGAGTTGGTTTTGACATCGCTCAGCGGCATGGTGGATATGATCATGGTGGGGCAGCTGGGCCCCTGGGCGCTGAGCGCCGTGGGCCTGAATACCCAGCCGCGGTTTTTGCTGCTGGCCATTTTTGTGGCGATGAATACCGGCGCCACGGCGTTGATCGCCCGCTCCAAGGGCGCGGGGGATCGGGAGCTGGCCAATAAGACCATGCGCCAGGCCATGATGCTGACGGTGGGGATGAGCGTGGTCATCGCCGCGCTGGGCCTGGCCTTTGCCGAGCCCATTATCTGGTTCATGGGCGCGCAGGCCGATACCATCGGCCCGGGGACGGATTACTTCCGCGTGCAGTGCTACGGCCTACTGGCCACTACCCTCTCTTTGGCCATCACCGCCGCGCTGCGCGGGGCAGGCAACACCCGCGCCTCCATGCGCTATAATCTGACGGCTAACGTGCTCAACGTCATCTTAAACTATTGCCTGATCTACGGCAATTTCGGCTGCCCGCGGATGGAGGTGGCCGGCGCTTCTCTGGCCACCATTCTGGGCTCGGCCGCGGCCAGCGGCATGGCACTTTTCACCCTGCTGCGCGGCAAACAATACGTGCGCCTGCGCTGGGGAGACAGCTTTATGCCCGACTGGGGGAATATCCGGCGCATTGTCAAGATCGGGCTGCCCGCCATGTTTGAGCAGCTGGTGATGCGGGTGGGGATGATCACCTTCACCAAACAGGTCTCCTCGCTTGGCACCATCGGCTTTGCCACCCATAACATCTGTCAGAATATTTTACAGCTGACCCTGATGAACGGGCAGGCCTTCGGCATTGCGGCCACCACGCTGGTGGGCCAGTCCCTGGGGCGCAGGGAGCCGGACGTGGGCCAGGCCTATGCGCTGCGCACCTCGAGATGGGGTATGATCATCTCCGCGGCCATCGCACTGAGCTTTTTCTTCTTTGGCGAGTTTTTGGTGGGGCTGTATACCGATGACCCGCAGATCTTGCAGACCGGGGCCAACGTGATGAAGATCATCGCCATCATTCAGCCCTTCCAATCCTCCCAGCTGGTGCTGACCGGCGCGCTGCGCGGGGCGGGGGATACCAAAAGCACCGCGCGCATCATCTTTGTTACCATGGTGTGCATCCGCCCGCTGATGGCGCTGATCTTTATGAACCTTTGCGGCTGGGGCCTGTATGGGGCCTGGAGCGCGGTGTTCTGCGACCAGCTGCTGCGCCAGTACCTGGTGCGCCGCCACTTTAAAAAGGGCAGCTGGAAGCTGATCAAAGTTTAG
- a CDS encoding Gfo/Idh/MocA family protein has protein sequence MGKVKIGIIGCGGIANGKHMPSLSKVREAEMVAFCDIIPERAEKAAKEYGVEGAKVFEDYHDLLACPEIDVVHVLTPNNAHAPITIAALEAGKHVMCEKPMAKNSEEAKAMLAAAKRTGKKLTIGYQNRFRPDSLYLKKVCENGELGDIYYARGLAIRRRAVPTWGVFLDEEKQGGGPLIDIGTHALDLTLWMMDNYEPELVVGTKYRKLADTENAANAWGPWDPKKFTVEDSAFGFIRMKNGATIYLEAAWALNTLLVDEAKTILCGTKGGADMLGKDDGLRINGEKYSHTYTTEPELAAGGAAFYDGEVPEAADLEAQMWIDHVLDDSKPLLVKPEQALVVTQILEAIYQSAETGEPVKF, from the coding sequence ATGGGCAAAGTAAAGATCGGAATCATCGGATGCGGGGGCATTGCCAACGGCAAACACATGCCATCGCTGAGCAAGGTGCGTGAGGCGGAGATGGTGGCGTTTTGCGACATCATCCCCGAGCGGGCGGAAAAGGCCGCCAAGGAATACGGGGTGGAGGGCGCCAAGGTGTTTGAGGATTATCACGACCTGCTGGCCTGCCCGGAGATCGACGTGGTGCACGTGCTCACCCCCAACAATGCCCATGCGCCCATCACCATCGCGGCGCTGGAGGCTGGCAAACACGTGATGTGCGAAAAGCCCATGGCCAAAAACTCCGAGGAGGCCAAGGCTATGCTGGCGGCGGCCAAACGCACCGGCAAAAAGCTGACCATTGGCTACCAAAACCGCTTCCGGCCGGATTCGCTCTATCTGAAAAAGGTATGCGAAAACGGGGAGCTGGGCGATATCTACTATGCGCGGGGTTTGGCCATCCGCCGGCGCGCGGTGCCGACCTGGGGCGTATTCCTGGATGAGGAAAAGCAGGGCGGCGGCCCGCTTATCGATATCGGCACCCACGCGCTGGACCTGACGCTGTGGATGATGGATAATTATGAGCCGGAACTGGTGGTGGGCACCAAGTACCGCAAGCTGGCGGATACGGAAAACGCGGCCAACGCCTGGGGCCCCTGGGATCCCAAAAAGTTTACGGTGGAGGATAGCGCCTTTGGCTTTATCCGCATGAAAAACGGCGCCACCATCTACTTAGAGGCCGCCTGGGCACTGAACACCCTGCTGGTGGACGAGGCCAAGACCATCCTTTGCGGCACCAAGGGCGGGGCCGATATGTTGGGCAAAGACGACGGGCTGCGCATCAACGGCGAAAAATACAGCCATACCTATACGACGGAGCCGGAGCTGGCAGCCGGGGGCGCGGCCTTCTACGATGGCGAGGTGCCAGAGGCTGCGGACTTGGAGGCGCAGATGTGGATCGACCACGTGCTGGACGACAGCAAACCCCTGCTGGTCAAGCCCGAGCAGGCGCTGGTGGTCACCCAGATTCTGGAGGCTATCTATCAATCGGCCGAGACCGGCGAGCCGGTTAAATTCTAA
- a CDS encoding M23 family metallopeptidase: protein MNENKDPKENRSKALRFIDRYGFMVLLGVCVVAIGAAAIWSSDLWSPSDTAQLPPTQETAGQLSQLDPTPAPTAEPTAQPSSQAQVPPADESESAQAVQAEPTKAPQPTPAPTPKPSEPKNTATNADAKLAKQMQVPVKGEIIRNFADSELVFSETLQQWMTHSGLDMAAAEGTNVVAALDGEVVSVTQDAMMGTVVTLKHAGDVQTVYASLAPDGVIEAGATVKAGDVIGQVGTSATSEVADGAHVHFEVIKSGTRVDPADYLLSSDE, encoded by the coding sequence ATGAATGAGAACAAAGATCCAAAAGAAAACCGCTCTAAAGCCCTGCGGTTTATCGACCGATACGGCTTTATGGTGCTCCTGGGGGTATGCGTCGTCGCCATCGGCGCGGCGGCCATCTGGTCCAGTGACCTTTGGAGCCCCAGCGACACCGCCCAGTTGCCTCCCACCCAGGAGACCGCCGGGCAGTTGAGCCAGCTGGACCCCACGCCCGCCCCTACAGCGGAGCCTACAGCCCAGCCCAGCAGCCAGGCGCAGGTGCCCCCGGCCGACGAATCGGAAAGCGCACAGGCCGTACAGGCCGAGCCCACCAAGGCGCCCCAGCCGACGCCTGCCCCTACGCCCAAGCCTTCTGAGCCGAAGAACACCGCGACCAATGCCGATGCCAAGCTGGCCAAGCAGATGCAGGTGCCCGTCAAGGGCGAGATCATCCGCAACTTTGCCGACAGCGAGCTGGTCTTTTCCGAAACGCTGCAGCAGTGGATGACCCACTCCGGCCTGGATATGGCTGCGGCTGAAGGTACCAACGTGGTGGCCGCGCTGGACGGCGAAGTGGTCAGCGTGACGCAGGATGCCATGATGGGCACGGTCGTGACCCTGAAGCACGCCGGCGATGTGCAGACCGTGTACGCCTCCCTGGCGCCCGATGGCGTGATCGAGGCCGGCGCCACCGTCAAGGCGGGCGATGTGATCGGCCAGGTCGGCACATCCGCCACCAGCGAGGTGGCCGATGGCGCGCACGTGCACTTTGAGGTCATCAAAAGCGGCACCCGTGTAGACCCGGCAGATTATCTGCTCTCCAGCGACGAATAA